Proteins found in one Labrus bergylta chromosome 8, fLabBer1.1, whole genome shotgun sequence genomic segment:
- the pbxip1b gene encoding pre-B-cell leukemia homeobox interacting protein 1b isoform X1, translating to MSGGSSTNNSWTILTPEETVAETLKPLEEGTEHHEESLPSAAGGNQPANGEESVEEPPVEGQPVPEEQTAQLSGDASTEKHAQVPAAVTESPVPTSLEVSSSSVPDSDTLSQSEDLLEGPAQTSPDPDSFSDSYTHITPSPEEPPVYLLSTETLGGVESTQEEERLTQEATVYLLNGEGLQLEGEESRTPDIGKQAVYLVDQLVLELFSIWARRLSGEAVVEVAEESTEKTGAEGEPEVRRRRSLLAAIERIGQREEEDEGVEEFQLPPRDDDSGFSVNKCILGAVILLGLGTIFISGVLMDLDEDSDYATRELKDAELPGKQEWLNPEVPSSPVDADSTELLNKLAKENEQISVLQAQLQAQKEELKVVKGAVAEGVKEHLRWEEVEKENSRLKKEIASLPVLQKDNERMKRELESVVALHKELEMLRSTVTELKLSPAAKGASLSPPGGQPEVSTQQTDGSIESQHKKPLDDQKEKKKDMKKNENYKTEREKSVVKEEAKKERKDGGDWKKDKHEHAKLEKKKDKQKWNIDEAKQWKEKDKLSRGDEGKSWKDREGKKEWKDKNGGKEKKEEKDLKKKQHEKVNEGKQWRGKEEKDWKVGRDHGEIHKVKEEWKKGKDGFKESGKDKWEKKDRKEKVEKKEWKKEGDWKSKKSKDSKEWKGKGEKKQWEENKNPGKERKVKDEKKQWKEKDWKNGKDDKEWKRKDESKQWENKEEKWKREGQKEKKDWKKDKSSSQMHKDELKLKNGHEEEHLWGDRKPPHSHRKTSLEHPDYWIQQKDRLQHNAKPSQHCDSLESCAGSEGLHPVPFPEFEAVLQTYLTKAEEVGVDEYKRTELKKLAAEFFKEGVFVHDQMSFQEFIEDVADILEDMVEGDEEGEEGDEEDEEDSAIEDEMEAFEKEVMKKFAVPGAGKKEELAKGEWRREGGQGRG from the exons ATGTCTGGGGGCAGCAGTACTAACAACAGCTGGACCATCCTCACTCCTGAG GAGACTGTAGCTGAAACCCTGAAGCCTTTGGAAGAGGGGACAGAGCACCATGAAGAAAGTCTTCCTTCTGCAGCAG GGGGCAATCAGCCCGCAAATGGTGAAGAGTCTGTGGAGGAACCACCTGTGGAGGGCCAACCG GTaccagaagaacaaacagccCAGCTAAGTGGAGACGCAAGCACTGAGAAACATGCCCAAGTGCCAGCTGCTGTTACTGAATCCCCTGTTCCCACCTCTTTGGAAGTATCGAGCAGCTCTGTCCCTGACAGTGATACACTCAGCCAGTCAGAGGACCTACTTGAGGGCCCGGCACAGACCAGTCCTGACCCTGATTCATTTTCTGACTCCTACACCCACATAACCCCCTCTCCTGAGGAACCCCCAGTCTACCTGCTGAGCACAGAGACTCTGGGAGGAGTGGAGTCTACACAGGAGGAAGAGAGGCTCACACAAGAAGCAACAGTGTATTTGCTAAATGGGGAGGGGCTACAACTGGAGGGGGAGGAGTCGAGGACACCTGATATAGGGAAACAGGCAG TGTACTTGGTGGACCAGCTGGTTTTGGAATTGTTCAGTATCTGGGCCAGGAGGTTGTCTGGAGAGGCTGTGGTTG AGGTGGCTGAGGAGAGCACAGAGAAGACCGGGGCGGAGGGAGAGCCAGaggtgaggagaaggaggtCTCTCTTAGCTGCCATTGAGCGGATTGGACAacgagaggaggaagacgaaGGTGTGGAAGAGTTTCAGCTGCCTCCGCGTGACGATGACAGCGGGTTCTCTGTGAACAAGTGCATCCTGGGTGCTGTCATTCTGTTGGGCCTTGGCACCATCTTTATCTCTG GTGTCTTGATGGACCTGGATGAGG ACAGTGATTATGCTACGAGGGAGCTGAAAGACGCAGAGTTACCAGGAAAACAG gaGTGGCTTAATCCAGAGGTTCCATCGTCCCCTGTAGATGCTGACAGTACAGAGCTTCTAAATAAGCTAGCCAAAGAGAACGAGCAGATTTCTGTGCTACAAGCCCAGCTTCAG GCACAGAAAGAAGAGCTAAAAGTAGTCAAGGGAGCGGTGGCAGAGGGAGTGAAGGAGCATCTACggtgggaggaggtggagaaggaaaACAGTAGGTTGAAGAAAGAAATTGCGTCTCTTCCTGTCCTTCAGAAAGACAatgagaggatgaagagagagcTGGAGTCTGTCGTGGCCCTACACAAAGAACTAGAAATGCTGAGATCCACTGTGACTGAATTAAAACTCTCCCCAG caGCAAAAGGAGCATCtttgtcgccccctggtggacagCCAGAGGTTAGCACACAGCAAACAGATGGATCTATAGAGAGTCAACATAAGAAGCCATTGGATGaccagaaggagaaaaagaaagacatgaaaaagaatgaaaattacaagacagaaagagaaaaatctgtAGTGAAGGAAGAAGCAAAAAAGGAGCGCAAAGATGGGGGAGActggaaaaaagacaaacatgaacATGCAAAGttggaaaagaagaaagataAGCAGAAGTGGAACATTGATGAGGCAAAACAATGGAAGGAGAAAGATAAGTTGAGCAGAGGTGATGAAGGAAAGTCATGGAAGGACAGGGAAGGTAAGAAAGAGTGGAAAGACAAGAatgggggaaaagaaaaaaaggaggagaaagacttgaaaaaaaaacagcatgagaAAGTGAATGAGGGAAAACAATGGAGGGGTAAGGAGGAGAAGGATTGGAAGGTAGGAAGAGACCATGGAGAGATTCACAAGGTCAAGGAGGAATGGAAGAAAGGAAAGGATGGCTTCAAAGAAAGTGGCAAAGACAAATGGGAGAAAAAAGATCGGAAAGAGAAAGTAGAGAAGAAAGAGTGGAAGAAAGAGGGCGACTGGAAGAGTAAAAAAAGCAAAGATAGTAAAGAATGGAAAGGAAAAGGTGAAAAGAAACAGTGGGAAGAGAACAAAAATCCTGGTAAAGAAAGAAAGGTGAAGGATGAGAAGAAACAATGGAAGGAGAAGGATTGGAAAAATGGAAAGGATGATAAGGAGTGGAAGAGAAAAGATGAGAGTAAACAGTGGGAAAACAAGGAAGAAaagtggaagagagagggacagaaagaaaagaaagattggAAGAAGGACAAGTCAAGCTCCCAGATGCACAAAGATGAGCTCAAGTTGAAAAATGGCCATGAAGAAGAGCATCTATGGGGAGACAGGAAGCCTCCTCACTCACACCGCAAGACCTCCCTGGAGCATCCTGACTACTGGATCCAGCAAAAAGACCGCCTCCAGCACAACGCCAAACCATCACAGCATTGTGACTCACTGGAGTCCTGTGCCGGCTCAGAGGGGCTGCACCCTGTCCCCTTCCCTGAGTTTGAAGCCGTACTCCAAACGTACCTAACCAAGGCTGAGGAGGTGGGAGTGGATGAATACAAAAGAACAGAGCTCAAAAAGCTAGCAGCGGAATTCTTCAAAGAGGGTGTCTTTGTTCACGACCAGATGAGCTTCCAAGAATTCATCGAGGATGTGGCCGACATTTTGGAAGACATGGTGGAAGGCGATGAAGAAGGGGAAGAAGGGGACGAAGAGGACGAAGAGGACAGCGCCATAGAGGACGAAATGGAGGCGTTTGAAAAAGAAGTGATGAAAAAGTTTGCAGTGCCAGGAgcaggaaagaaagaagagctAGCCAAAggggagtggaggagggagggtggACAAGGACGtggctga
- the pbxip1b gene encoding pre-B-cell leukemia homeobox interacting protein 1b isoform X5 translates to MSGGSSTNNSWTILTPEETVAETLKPLEEGTEHHEESLPSAAGGNQPANGEESVEEPPVEGQPVPEEQTAQLSGDASTEKHAQVPAAVTESPVPTSLEVSSSSVPDSDTLSQSEDLLEGPAQTSPDPDSFSDSYTHITPSPEEPPVYLLSTETLGGVESTQEEERLTQEATVYLLNGEGLQLEGEESRTPDIGKQAVYLVDQLVLELFSIWARRLSGEAVVEVAEESTEKTGAEGEPEVRRRRSLLAAIERIGQREEEDEGVEEFQLPPRDDDSGFSVNKCILGAVILLGLGTIFISGVLMDLDEDSDYATRELKDAELPGKQEWLNPEVPSSPVDADSTELLNKLAKENEQISVLQAQLQAQKEELKVVKGAVAEGVKEHLRWEEVEKENTAKGASLSPPGGQPEVSTQQTDGSIESQHKKPLDDQKEKKKDMKKNENYKTEREKSVVKEEAKKERKDGGDWKKDKHEHAKLEKKKDKQKWNIDEAKQWKEKDKLSRGDEGKSWKDREGKKEWKDKNGGKEKKEEKDLKKKQHEKVNEGKQWRGKEEKDWKVGRDHGEIHKVKEEWKKGKDGFKESGKDKWEKKDRKEKVEKKEWKKEGDWKSKKSKDSKEWKGKGEKKQWEENKNPGKERKVKDEKKQWKEKDWKNGKDDKEWKRKDESKQWENKEEKWKREGQKEKKDWKKDKSSSQMHKDELKLKNGHEEEHLWGDRKPPHSHRKTSLEHPDYWIQQKDRLQHNAKPSQHCDSLESCAGSEGLHPVPFPEFEAVLQTYLTKAEEVGVDEYKRTELKKLAAEFFKEGVFVHDQMSFQEFIEDVADILEDMVEGDEEGEEGDEEDEEDSAIEDEMEAFEKEVMKKFAVPGAGKKEELAKGEWRREGGQGRG, encoded by the exons ATGTCTGGGGGCAGCAGTACTAACAACAGCTGGACCATCCTCACTCCTGAG GAGACTGTAGCTGAAACCCTGAAGCCTTTGGAAGAGGGGACAGAGCACCATGAAGAAAGTCTTCCTTCTGCAGCAG GGGGCAATCAGCCCGCAAATGGTGAAGAGTCTGTGGAGGAACCACCTGTGGAGGGCCAACCG GTaccagaagaacaaacagccCAGCTAAGTGGAGACGCAAGCACTGAGAAACATGCCCAAGTGCCAGCTGCTGTTACTGAATCCCCTGTTCCCACCTCTTTGGAAGTATCGAGCAGCTCTGTCCCTGACAGTGATACACTCAGCCAGTCAGAGGACCTACTTGAGGGCCCGGCACAGACCAGTCCTGACCCTGATTCATTTTCTGACTCCTACACCCACATAACCCCCTCTCCTGAGGAACCCCCAGTCTACCTGCTGAGCACAGAGACTCTGGGAGGAGTGGAGTCTACACAGGAGGAAGAGAGGCTCACACAAGAAGCAACAGTGTATTTGCTAAATGGGGAGGGGCTACAACTGGAGGGGGAGGAGTCGAGGACACCTGATATAGGGAAACAGGCAG TGTACTTGGTGGACCAGCTGGTTTTGGAATTGTTCAGTATCTGGGCCAGGAGGTTGTCTGGAGAGGCTGTGGTTG AGGTGGCTGAGGAGAGCACAGAGAAGACCGGGGCGGAGGGAGAGCCAGaggtgaggagaaggaggtCTCTCTTAGCTGCCATTGAGCGGATTGGACAacgagaggaggaagacgaaGGTGTGGAAGAGTTTCAGCTGCCTCCGCGTGACGATGACAGCGGGTTCTCTGTGAACAAGTGCATCCTGGGTGCTGTCATTCTGTTGGGCCTTGGCACCATCTTTATCTCTG GTGTCTTGATGGACCTGGATGAGG ACAGTGATTATGCTACGAGGGAGCTGAAAGACGCAGAGTTACCAGGAAAACAG gaGTGGCTTAATCCAGAGGTTCCATCGTCCCCTGTAGATGCTGACAGTACAGAGCTTCTAAATAAGCTAGCCAAAGAGAACGAGCAGATTTCTGTGCTACAAGCCCAGCTTCAG GCACAGAAAGAAGAGCTAAAAGTAGTCAAGGGAGCGGTGGCAGAGGGAGTGAAGGAGCATCTACggtgggaggaggtggagaaggaaaACA caGCAAAAGGAGCATCtttgtcgccccctggtggacagCCAGAGGTTAGCACACAGCAAACAGATGGATCTATAGAGAGTCAACATAAGAAGCCATTGGATGaccagaaggagaaaaagaaagacatgaaaaagaatgaaaattacaagacagaaagagaaaaatctgtAGTGAAGGAAGAAGCAAAAAAGGAGCGCAAAGATGGGGGAGActggaaaaaagacaaacatgaacATGCAAAGttggaaaagaagaaagataAGCAGAAGTGGAACATTGATGAGGCAAAACAATGGAAGGAGAAAGATAAGTTGAGCAGAGGTGATGAAGGAAAGTCATGGAAGGACAGGGAAGGTAAGAAAGAGTGGAAAGACAAGAatgggggaaaagaaaaaaaggaggagaaagacttgaaaaaaaaacagcatgagaAAGTGAATGAGGGAAAACAATGGAGGGGTAAGGAGGAGAAGGATTGGAAGGTAGGAAGAGACCATGGAGAGATTCACAAGGTCAAGGAGGAATGGAAGAAAGGAAAGGATGGCTTCAAAGAAAGTGGCAAAGACAAATGGGAGAAAAAAGATCGGAAAGAGAAAGTAGAGAAGAAAGAGTGGAAGAAAGAGGGCGACTGGAAGAGTAAAAAAAGCAAAGATAGTAAAGAATGGAAAGGAAAAGGTGAAAAGAAACAGTGGGAAGAGAACAAAAATCCTGGTAAAGAAAGAAAGGTGAAGGATGAGAAGAAACAATGGAAGGAGAAGGATTGGAAAAATGGAAAGGATGATAAGGAGTGGAAGAGAAAAGATGAGAGTAAACAGTGGGAAAACAAGGAAGAAaagtggaagagagagggacagaaagaaaagaaagattggAAGAAGGACAAGTCAAGCTCCCAGATGCACAAAGATGAGCTCAAGTTGAAAAATGGCCATGAAGAAGAGCATCTATGGGGAGACAGGAAGCCTCCTCACTCACACCGCAAGACCTCCCTGGAGCATCCTGACTACTGGATCCAGCAAAAAGACCGCCTCCAGCACAACGCCAAACCATCACAGCATTGTGACTCACTGGAGTCCTGTGCCGGCTCAGAGGGGCTGCACCCTGTCCCCTTCCCTGAGTTTGAAGCCGTACTCCAAACGTACCTAACCAAGGCTGAGGAGGTGGGAGTGGATGAATACAAAAGAACAGAGCTCAAAAAGCTAGCAGCGGAATTCTTCAAAGAGGGTGTCTTTGTTCACGACCAGATGAGCTTCCAAGAATTCATCGAGGATGTGGCCGACATTTTGGAAGACATGGTGGAAGGCGATGAAGAAGGGGAAGAAGGGGACGAAGAGGACGAAGAGGACAGCGCCATAGAGGACGAAATGGAGGCGTTTGAAAAAGAAGTGATGAAAAAGTTTGCAGTGCCAGGAgcaggaaagaaagaagagctAGCCAAAggggagtggaggagggagggtggACAAGGACGtggctga
- the pbxip1b gene encoding pre-B-cell leukemia homeobox interacting protein 1b isoform X6, with protein MSGGSSTNNSWTILTPEETVAETLKPLEEGTEHHEESLPSAAGGNQPANGEESVEEPPVEGQPVPEEQTAQLSGDASTEKHAQVPAAVTESPVPTSLEVSSSSVPDSDTLSQSEDLLEGPAQTSPDPDSFSDSYTHITPSPEEPPVYLLSTETLGGVESTQEEERLTQEATVYLLNGEGLQLEGEESRTPDIGKQAVYLVDQLVLELFSIWARRLSGEAVVEVAEESTEKTGAEGEPEVRRRRSLLAAIERIGQREEEDEGVEEFQLPPRDDDSGFSVNKCILGAVILLGLGTIFISGVLMDLDEDSDYATRELKDAELPGKQEWLNPEVPSSPVDADSTELLNKLAKENEQISVLQAQLQAQKEELKVVKGAVAEGVKEHLRWEEVEKENTKGASLSPPGGQPEVSTQQTDGSIESQHKKPLDDQKEKKKDMKKNENYKTEREKSVVKEEAKKERKDGGDWKKDKHEHAKLEKKKDKQKWNIDEAKQWKEKDKLSRGDEGKSWKDREGKKEWKDKNGGKEKKEEKDLKKKQHEKVNEGKQWRGKEEKDWKVGRDHGEIHKVKEEWKKGKDGFKESGKDKWEKKDRKEKVEKKEWKKEGDWKSKKSKDSKEWKGKGEKKQWEENKNPGKERKVKDEKKQWKEKDWKNGKDDKEWKRKDESKQWENKEEKWKREGQKEKKDWKKDKSSSQMHKDELKLKNGHEEEHLWGDRKPPHSHRKTSLEHPDYWIQQKDRLQHNAKPSQHCDSLESCAGSEGLHPVPFPEFEAVLQTYLTKAEEVGVDEYKRTELKKLAAEFFKEGVFVHDQMSFQEFIEDVADILEDMVEGDEEGEEGDEEDEEDSAIEDEMEAFEKEVMKKFAVPGAGKKEELAKGEWRREGGQGRG; from the exons ATGTCTGGGGGCAGCAGTACTAACAACAGCTGGACCATCCTCACTCCTGAG GAGACTGTAGCTGAAACCCTGAAGCCTTTGGAAGAGGGGACAGAGCACCATGAAGAAAGTCTTCCTTCTGCAGCAG GGGGCAATCAGCCCGCAAATGGTGAAGAGTCTGTGGAGGAACCACCTGTGGAGGGCCAACCG GTaccagaagaacaaacagccCAGCTAAGTGGAGACGCAAGCACTGAGAAACATGCCCAAGTGCCAGCTGCTGTTACTGAATCCCCTGTTCCCACCTCTTTGGAAGTATCGAGCAGCTCTGTCCCTGACAGTGATACACTCAGCCAGTCAGAGGACCTACTTGAGGGCCCGGCACAGACCAGTCCTGACCCTGATTCATTTTCTGACTCCTACACCCACATAACCCCCTCTCCTGAGGAACCCCCAGTCTACCTGCTGAGCACAGAGACTCTGGGAGGAGTGGAGTCTACACAGGAGGAAGAGAGGCTCACACAAGAAGCAACAGTGTATTTGCTAAATGGGGAGGGGCTACAACTGGAGGGGGAGGAGTCGAGGACACCTGATATAGGGAAACAGGCAG TGTACTTGGTGGACCAGCTGGTTTTGGAATTGTTCAGTATCTGGGCCAGGAGGTTGTCTGGAGAGGCTGTGGTTG AGGTGGCTGAGGAGAGCACAGAGAAGACCGGGGCGGAGGGAGAGCCAGaggtgaggagaaggaggtCTCTCTTAGCTGCCATTGAGCGGATTGGACAacgagaggaggaagacgaaGGTGTGGAAGAGTTTCAGCTGCCTCCGCGTGACGATGACAGCGGGTTCTCTGTGAACAAGTGCATCCTGGGTGCTGTCATTCTGTTGGGCCTTGGCACCATCTTTATCTCTG GTGTCTTGATGGACCTGGATGAGG ACAGTGATTATGCTACGAGGGAGCTGAAAGACGCAGAGTTACCAGGAAAACAG gaGTGGCTTAATCCAGAGGTTCCATCGTCCCCTGTAGATGCTGACAGTACAGAGCTTCTAAATAAGCTAGCCAAAGAGAACGAGCAGATTTCTGTGCTACAAGCCCAGCTTCAG GCACAGAAAGAAGAGCTAAAAGTAGTCAAGGGAGCGGTGGCAGAGGGAGTGAAGGAGCATCTACggtgggaggaggtggagaaggaaaACA CAAAAGGAGCATCtttgtcgccccctggtggacagCCAGAGGTTAGCACACAGCAAACAGATGGATCTATAGAGAGTCAACATAAGAAGCCATTGGATGaccagaaggagaaaaagaaagacatgaaaaagaatgaaaattacaagacagaaagagaaaaatctgtAGTGAAGGAAGAAGCAAAAAAGGAGCGCAAAGATGGGGGAGActggaaaaaagacaaacatgaacATGCAAAGttggaaaagaagaaagataAGCAGAAGTGGAACATTGATGAGGCAAAACAATGGAAGGAGAAAGATAAGTTGAGCAGAGGTGATGAAGGAAAGTCATGGAAGGACAGGGAAGGTAAGAAAGAGTGGAAAGACAAGAatgggggaaaagaaaaaaaggaggagaaagacttgaaaaaaaaacagcatgagaAAGTGAATGAGGGAAAACAATGGAGGGGTAAGGAGGAGAAGGATTGGAAGGTAGGAAGAGACCATGGAGAGATTCACAAGGTCAAGGAGGAATGGAAGAAAGGAAAGGATGGCTTCAAAGAAAGTGGCAAAGACAAATGGGAGAAAAAAGATCGGAAAGAGAAAGTAGAGAAGAAAGAGTGGAAGAAAGAGGGCGACTGGAAGAGTAAAAAAAGCAAAGATAGTAAAGAATGGAAAGGAAAAGGTGAAAAGAAACAGTGGGAAGAGAACAAAAATCCTGGTAAAGAAAGAAAGGTGAAGGATGAGAAGAAACAATGGAAGGAGAAGGATTGGAAAAATGGAAAGGATGATAAGGAGTGGAAGAGAAAAGATGAGAGTAAACAGTGGGAAAACAAGGAAGAAaagtggaagagagagggacagaaagaaaagaaagattggAAGAAGGACAAGTCAAGCTCCCAGATGCACAAAGATGAGCTCAAGTTGAAAAATGGCCATGAAGAAGAGCATCTATGGGGAGACAGGAAGCCTCCTCACTCACACCGCAAGACCTCCCTGGAGCATCCTGACTACTGGATCCAGCAAAAAGACCGCCTCCAGCACAACGCCAAACCATCACAGCATTGTGACTCACTGGAGTCCTGTGCCGGCTCAGAGGGGCTGCACCCTGTCCCCTTCCCTGAGTTTGAAGCCGTACTCCAAACGTACCTAACCAAGGCTGAGGAGGTGGGAGTGGATGAATACAAAAGAACAGAGCTCAAAAAGCTAGCAGCGGAATTCTTCAAAGAGGGTGTCTTTGTTCACGACCAGATGAGCTTCCAAGAATTCATCGAGGATGTGGCCGACATTTTGGAAGACATGGTGGAAGGCGATGAAGAAGGGGAAGAAGGGGACGAAGAGGACGAAGAGGACAGCGCCATAGAGGACGAAATGGAGGCGTTTGAAAAAGAAGTGATGAAAAAGTTTGCAGTGCCAGGAgcaggaaagaaagaagagctAGCCAAAggggagtggaggagggagggtggACAAGGACGtggctga
- the pbxip1b gene encoding pre-B-cell leukemia homeobox interacting protein 1b isoform X3, with amino-acid sequence MSGGSSTNNSWTILTPEETVAETLKPLEEGTEHHEESLPSAAGGNQPANGEESVEEPPVEGQPVPEEQTAQLSGDASTEKHAQVPAAVTESPVPTSLEVSSSSVPDSDTLSQSEDLLEGPAQTSPDPDSFSDSYTHITPSPEEPPVYLLSTETLGGVESTQEEERLTQEATVYLLNGEGLQLEGEESRTPDIGKQAVYLVDQLVLELFSIWARRLSGEAVVEVAEESTEKTGAEGEPEVRRRRSLLAAIERIGQREEEDEGVEEFQLPPRDDDSGFSVNKCILGAVILLGLGTIFISDSDYATRELKDAELPGKQEWLNPEVPSSPVDADSTELLNKLAKENEQISVLQAQLQAQKEELKVVKGAVAEGVKEHLRWEEVEKENSRLKKEIASLPVLQKDNERMKRELESVVALHKELEMLRSTVTELKLSPAAKGASLSPPGGQPEVSTQQTDGSIESQHKKPLDDQKEKKKDMKKNENYKTEREKSVVKEEAKKERKDGGDWKKDKHEHAKLEKKKDKQKWNIDEAKQWKEKDKLSRGDEGKSWKDREGKKEWKDKNGGKEKKEEKDLKKKQHEKVNEGKQWRGKEEKDWKVGRDHGEIHKVKEEWKKGKDGFKESGKDKWEKKDRKEKVEKKEWKKEGDWKSKKSKDSKEWKGKGEKKQWEENKNPGKERKVKDEKKQWKEKDWKNGKDDKEWKRKDESKQWENKEEKWKREGQKEKKDWKKDKSSSQMHKDELKLKNGHEEEHLWGDRKPPHSHRKTSLEHPDYWIQQKDRLQHNAKPSQHCDSLESCAGSEGLHPVPFPEFEAVLQTYLTKAEEVGVDEYKRTELKKLAAEFFKEGVFVHDQMSFQEFIEDVADILEDMVEGDEEGEEGDEEDEEDSAIEDEMEAFEKEVMKKFAVPGAGKKEELAKGEWRREGGQGRG; translated from the exons ATGTCTGGGGGCAGCAGTACTAACAACAGCTGGACCATCCTCACTCCTGAG GAGACTGTAGCTGAAACCCTGAAGCCTTTGGAAGAGGGGACAGAGCACCATGAAGAAAGTCTTCCTTCTGCAGCAG GGGGCAATCAGCCCGCAAATGGTGAAGAGTCTGTGGAGGAACCACCTGTGGAGGGCCAACCG GTaccagaagaacaaacagccCAGCTAAGTGGAGACGCAAGCACTGAGAAACATGCCCAAGTGCCAGCTGCTGTTACTGAATCCCCTGTTCCCACCTCTTTGGAAGTATCGAGCAGCTCTGTCCCTGACAGTGATACACTCAGCCAGTCAGAGGACCTACTTGAGGGCCCGGCACAGACCAGTCCTGACCCTGATTCATTTTCTGACTCCTACACCCACATAACCCCCTCTCCTGAGGAACCCCCAGTCTACCTGCTGAGCACAGAGACTCTGGGAGGAGTGGAGTCTACACAGGAGGAAGAGAGGCTCACACAAGAAGCAACAGTGTATTTGCTAAATGGGGAGGGGCTACAACTGGAGGGGGAGGAGTCGAGGACACCTGATATAGGGAAACAGGCAG TGTACTTGGTGGACCAGCTGGTTTTGGAATTGTTCAGTATCTGGGCCAGGAGGTTGTCTGGAGAGGCTGTGGTTG AGGTGGCTGAGGAGAGCACAGAGAAGACCGGGGCGGAGGGAGAGCCAGaggtgaggagaaggaggtCTCTCTTAGCTGCCATTGAGCGGATTGGACAacgagaggaggaagacgaaGGTGTGGAAGAGTTTCAGCTGCCTCCGCGTGACGATGACAGCGGGTTCTCTGTGAACAAGTGCATCCTGGGTGCTGTCATTCTGTTGGGCCTTGGCACCATCTTTATCTCTG ACAGTGATTATGCTACGAGGGAGCTGAAAGACGCAGAGTTACCAGGAAAACAG gaGTGGCTTAATCCAGAGGTTCCATCGTCCCCTGTAGATGCTGACAGTACAGAGCTTCTAAATAAGCTAGCCAAAGAGAACGAGCAGATTTCTGTGCTACAAGCCCAGCTTCAG GCACAGAAAGAAGAGCTAAAAGTAGTCAAGGGAGCGGTGGCAGAGGGAGTGAAGGAGCATCTACggtgggaggaggtggagaaggaaaACAGTAGGTTGAAGAAAGAAATTGCGTCTCTTCCTGTCCTTCAGAAAGACAatgagaggatgaagagagagcTGGAGTCTGTCGTGGCCCTACACAAAGAACTAGAAATGCTGAGATCCACTGTGACTGAATTAAAACTCTCCCCAG caGCAAAAGGAGCATCtttgtcgccccctggtggacagCCAGAGGTTAGCACACAGCAAACAGATGGATCTATAGAGAGTCAACATAAGAAGCCATTGGATGaccagaaggagaaaaagaaagacatgaaaaagaatgaaaattacaagacagaaagagaaaaatctgtAGTGAAGGAAGAAGCAAAAAAGGAGCGCAAAGATGGGGGAGActggaaaaaagacaaacatgaacATGCAAAGttggaaaagaagaaagataAGCAGAAGTGGAACATTGATGAGGCAAAACAATGGAAGGAGAAAGATAAGTTGAGCAGAGGTGATGAAGGAAAGTCATGGAAGGACAGGGAAGGTAAGAAAGAGTGGAAAGACAAGAatgggggaaaagaaaaaaaggaggagaaagacttgaaaaaaaaacagcatgagaAAGTGAATGAGGGAAAACAATGGAGGGGTAAGGAGGAGAAGGATTGGAAGGTAGGAAGAGACCATGGAGAGATTCACAAGGTCAAGGAGGAATGGAAGAAAGGAAAGGATGGCTTCAAAGAAAGTGGCAAAGACAAATGGGAGAAAAAAGATCGGAAAGAGAAAGTAGAGAAGAAAGAGTGGAAGAAAGAGGGCGACTGGAAGAGTAAAAAAAGCAAAGATAGTAAAGAATGGAAAGGAAAAGGTGAAAAGAAACAGTGGGAAGAGAACAAAAATCCTGGTAAAGAAAGAAAGGTGAAGGATGAGAAGAAACAATGGAAGGAGAAGGATTGGAAAAATGGAAAGGATGATAAGGAGTGGAAGAGAAAAGATGAGAGTAAACAGTGGGAAAACAAGGAAGAAaagtggaagagagagggacagaaagaaaagaaagattggAAGAAGGACAAGTCAAGCTCCCAGATGCACAAAGATGAGCTCAAGTTGAAAAATGGCCATGAAGAAGAGCATCTATGGGGAGACAGGAAGCCTCCTCACTCACACCGCAAGACCTCCCTGGAGCATCCTGACTACTGGATCCAGCAAAAAGACCGCCTCCAGCACAACGCCAAACCATCACAGCATTGTGACTCACTGGAGTCCTGTGCCGGCTCAGAGGGGCTGCACCCTGTCCCCTTCCCTGAGTTTGAAGCCGTACTCCAAACGTACCTAACCAAGGCTGAGGAGGTGGGAGTGGATGAATACAAAAGAACAGAGCTCAAAAAGCTAGCAGCGGAATTCTTCAAAGAGGGTGTCTTTGTTCACGACCAGATGAGCTTCCAAGAATTCATCGAGGATGTGGCCGACATTTTGGAAGACATGGTGGAAGGCGATGAAGAAGGGGAAGAAGGGGACGAAGAGGACGAAGAGGACAGCGCCATAGAGGACGAAATGGAGGCGTTTGAAAAAGAAGTGATGAAAAAGTTTGCAGTGCCAGGAgcaggaaagaaagaagagctAGCCAAAggggagtggaggagggagggtggACAAGGACGtggctga